Proteins encoded in a region of the Chitinimonas sp. BJYL2 genome:
- a CDS encoding TCR/Tet family MFS transporter, with product MLKQFFSRNRQASLTFILVTVFLDVLGIGLIIPVLPILVGQFTSSPDEQAHWFGILSAVYGVMQFLCMPLLGALSDRFGRRPVLLLSIFGLAFSLLVHAMATSLMALLLIRLISGSTAASFSVANAYVADITEPDKRGKAFGMLGAAFGLGFIFGPMLGGLLGGQDVRLPFFVAAGLAMLNWLYGYFVLPESLPKERRAPFSLKRANPLSALLHLSRLQGIGGLVAVFALTLLGQFILQTTWVLYTTFRFGWTPTDNGIALFVVGLVGAVVQGGLQGRLLKHFGEQKLALLGIGSAALAYVAYGSITIGWLMYVVIFANLFSFAAGPAMQAIVSKAVDPREQGLTQGSLNAIQGLAIIFGPLIGTAILARVSHLPAGDWRMGATFYTCAALQGLALLIAWWHFRRHPVPKTLATQVSPESPT from the coding sequence GTGCTCAAGCAGTTCTTCAGCCGCAACCGCCAAGCCAGCCTGACCTTCATCCTGGTGACGGTGTTTCTGGATGTCCTGGGTATCGGCCTGATCATTCCGGTGCTACCGATTCTGGTCGGCCAGTTCACCAGCAGCCCGGACGAGCAGGCGCACTGGTTCGGCATCCTGTCGGCCGTGTATGGCGTCATGCAGTTCCTGTGCATGCCCTTGCTGGGTGCCCTGTCGGATCGTTTTGGTCGGCGACCCGTGCTGTTGTTGTCGATTTTCGGCTTGGCGTTCAGCCTGCTGGTGCATGCGATGGCGACCTCGCTGATGGCATTGTTGTTGATCCGCCTGATCAGCGGCAGCACCGCCGCCAGCTTCTCGGTGGCCAATGCCTATGTGGCCGACATCACAGAACCCGACAAACGCGGCAAAGCCTTCGGCATGCTGGGCGCGGCGTTCGGACTGGGCTTCATCTTCGGCCCCATGCTGGGCGGCTTGCTGGGCGGACAGGATGTGCGGCTGCCGTTCTTTGTGGCGGCAGGCTTGGCCATGCTCAATTGGCTATATGGTTACTTCGTACTGCCGGAATCCTTGCCCAAGGAGCGTCGTGCGCCGTTCTCGCTCAAGCGCGCCAACCCGCTTTCGGCCCTGCTGCACCTGAGCCGCCTGCAAGGCATAGGCGGCCTGGTGGCGGTATTTGCGCTGACTTTGCTCGGCCAGTTCATCCTGCAGACGACCTGGGTGCTCTACACCACCTTCCGTTTTGGCTGGACGCCAACCGACAACGGCATTGCGCTGTTTGTGGTGGGTCTGGTCGGTGCGGTAGTGCAGGGTGGTTTGCAGGGGCGCTTGCTCAAGCATTTTGGCGAGCAGAAGCTGGCCTTGCTGGGCATCGGCTCCGCCGCGCTGGCGTATGTGGCCTACGGCAGCATAACCATCGGCTGGCTGATGTATGTAGTGATCTTCGCCAATCTGTTCTCGTTTGCCGCCGGCCCGGCCATGCAGGCGATCGTATCCAAGGCGGTCGATCCGCGTGAGCAGGGGCTGACCCAGGGTTCGCTCAATGCCATCCAGGGCTTGGCCATCATTTTCGGCCCGTTGATCGGCACCGCCATTCTGGCCCGTGTCAGCCACCTGCCGGCGGGTGACTGGCGCATGGGCGCCACCTTCTATACCTGTGCGGCCCTGCAGGGGCTGGCACTGTTGATTGCCTGGTGGCACTTCCGCCGCCACCCCGTACCCAAGACCCTAGCTACCCAAGTCAGCCCGGAGAGCCCGACATGA
- the dnaQ gene encoding DNA polymerase III subunit epsilon, whose translation MRQIILDTETTGLRVEDGNRILEIAAVEMVNRKLSPPDAHLHRYINPERDSEEGALNVHGLTTDFLADKPKFADIVDEFLDFVRGSELIIHNAPFDVAFLNMELGKLGRGKITDYVTGIIDTLKDAKELFPGKRNSLDALCDRFEIDRSGRTLHGALIDCELLAEVYLTMTRGQDSLLIDFASAAEQDAAHTHAAARRARGPLKILAPSEAELAEHAAYLDGLDKAVKGTSLWRTLEPKEVAA comes from the coding sequence ATGCGCCAAATCATTCTGGATACCGAAACCACCGGCCTGCGCGTCGAGGATGGCAACCGCATCCTCGAAATCGCCGCGGTCGAGATGGTGAACCGCAAGCTCTCGCCGCCCGACGCGCACCTGCACCGCTACATCAACCCCGAGCGTGATTCGGAAGAGGGCGCGCTCAATGTGCACGGGCTGACCACCGATTTCCTGGCCGACAAACCCAAGTTCGCCGATATCGTCGATGAGTTCCTCGATTTCGTGCGCGGCAGCGAGCTGATCATCCACAATGCGCCGTTCGACGTGGCCTTCCTCAATATGGAACTGGGCAAGCTCGGGCGCGGCAAGATCACCGATTACGTCACCGGCATCATCGATACGCTCAAGGATGCCAAGGAGCTGTTCCCCGGCAAGCGCAACAGCCTGGATGCACTGTGTGACCGCTTCGAAATCGACCGTAGCGGCCGTACCCTGCACGGCGCGCTGATCGACTGCGAACTGCTCGCCGAGGTCTACCTGACCATGACGCGCGGGCAGGACAGCCTGCTGATCGATTTTGCCTCCGCAGCCGAGCAGGATGCCGCGCATACCCACGCCGCCGCGCGCCGCGCGCGTGGCCCGCTGAAAATCCTCGCCCCCAGCGAGGCCGAACTGGCCGAGCATGCTGCGTATCTGGACGGGCTGGATAAAGCCGTCAAGGGCACCAGCCTCTGGCGCACCTTGGAACCCAAGGAAGTGGCCGCATGA
- the ispD gene encoding 2-C-methyl-D-erythritol 4-phosphate cytidylyltransferase — MSRFIALLPAAGAGSRMGSTTPKQYLPLLGQPLLMHTLAALAAVPEIDRLVLVLSPQDEWFDAYTPNPAVAAKLTVVRCGGASRAESVRNGLAAIADQVSRSDWVLVHDAARPCLAAPDVSRMIATLRDDTVGGILALPVADTLKRAASGERIAATVNRDALWRAQTPQMFRHGLLSDALAQAASDAITDEASAVERLGHAPRLVPGNERNIKVTYPEDLALAALFLQSRQELAA, encoded by the coding sequence ATGAGCCGCTTCATTGCACTGCTGCCCGCTGCCGGTGCCGGCAGCCGAATGGGCTCCACCACCCCCAAGCAATACCTGCCCTTGCTGGGTCAGCCCTTGCTGATGCACACACTGGCCGCGCTGGCGGCAGTGCCAGAGATCGACCGTCTGGTACTGGTGCTGTCGCCGCAGGATGAGTGGTTCGATGCCTACACGCCCAACCCGGCGGTGGCAGCCAAACTCACGGTAGTCCGCTGCGGTGGCGCTAGCCGTGCCGAAAGCGTCCGCAACGGCCTCGCTGCCATCGCCGATCAAGTCAGCCGCAGCGACTGGGTACTGGTACACGACGCCGCACGCCCCTGTCTGGCCGCGCCCGATGTGAGCCGCATGATCGCCACGCTGCGCGACGACACCGTGGGCGGCATCCTCGCCTTGCCGGTGGCCGATACGCTCAAGCGTGCTGCCAGCGGTGAACGCATCGCCGCCACGGTCAACCGCGACGCCCTCTGGCGCGCACAAACCCCGCAGATGTTCCGCCACGGCTTGTTGTCGGACGCGCTCGCACAAGCGGCCAGCGACGCGATTACCGACGAAGCCAGTGCCGTCGAACGCCTCGGTCACGCACCGCGGCTGGTGCCCGGCAACGAGCGCAATATCAAAGTGACCTACCCCGAAGACCTCGCACTGGCTGCGCTGTTTCTTCAATCGCGTCAGGAGCTCGCCGCATGA
- the ispF gene encoding 2-C-methyl-D-erythritol 2,4-cyclodiphosphate synthase: MSNLPIRIGQGWDVHRLVEGRPLILGGVHIPHDKGLLGHSDADALLHALTDAILGAAGLGDIGRHFPDTDPEFKGADSRALLREAVRRVAAAGWRVGNVDASILVQAPKMAPHIPAMVAHIADDLGIEPSCVNVKAKTYEKLGPVGQGESIEAQAVCLLVRA; this comes from the coding sequence ATGAGCAATCTGCCTATCCGTATCGGCCAAGGCTGGGACGTACACCGCCTCGTCGAAGGCCGCCCGCTGATACTCGGCGGGGTACATATCCCGCACGACAAAGGCTTGCTGGGCCATTCCGACGCCGACGCACTTCTGCACGCGCTCACCGACGCCATCCTTGGCGCCGCCGGCCTTGGCGACATCGGCCGCCACTTTCCCGATACCGATCCCGAGTTCAAAGGCGCCGACAGCCGCGCGCTGCTGCGCGAAGCCGTGCGCCGTGTGGCGGCAGCCGGTTGGCGTGTGGGCAATGTCGATGCTTCCATCTTGGTGCAAGCCCCCAAGATGGCCCCGCACATCCCGGCCATGGTGGCGCATATTGCTGACGACCTCGGCATCGAGCCAAGCTGCGTCAATGTGAAGGCCAAGACCTATGAAAAGCTCGGCCCGGTGGGGCAGGGCGAGAGCATTGAGGCGCAGGCGGTGTGTTTGCTGGTCAGGGCATGA
- a CDS encoding DMT family transporter: MIARPLAYACLALSMSLVGSYVALSKPLTLIFPVFLLGWLRFGAGGLAILHWLKKPVDEAPMSARTKGLVFLESFFGNFLFTVCMLFGVSMTTAVSAGVIMAAIPAVVALMSWFILRERIGLRIWAAIACAAVGIALLGLAKPTHAGAEAAHPQAWLGNLLVFGAVLCEAAYAIIGKKLTGSLGPRRITALINLWGFVLMTPLGVYYALQFDFAAVSAGIWLLFIFYALAASVWTVWLWMTGLKGVPASQAGVFMVMLPVSTALVGVLVLGEPITRLQWLAFAISLAGVLLATLPGRSQRSVLA, from the coding sequence ATGATCGCAAGACCGCTTGCCTATGCGTGCCTAGCTTTGAGCATGTCGCTCGTTGGCAGCTATGTCGCCCTCTCCAAACCGCTCACGCTGATCTTCCCGGTCTTTCTGCTGGGCTGGCTGCGCTTTGGCGCGGGTGGCTTGGCGATTCTGCACTGGTTGAAAAAGCCGGTCGATGAGGCACCGATGAGTGCGCGGACCAAGGGGCTGGTGTTTCTGGAATCGTTCTTCGGCAACTTCCTCTTTACGGTGTGCATGCTGTTCGGGGTGAGCATGACCACGGCGGTGTCGGCCGGCGTGATCATGGCAGCCATTCCGGCGGTGGTGGCCTTGATGAGCTGGTTCATCCTGCGCGAGCGCATCGGCTTGCGCATCTGGGCGGCAATTGCCTGTGCGGCGGTGGGGATAGCGCTGCTGGGGCTCGCCAAGCCCACGCATGCCGGCGCGGAGGCTGCACATCCACAGGCTTGGCTGGGCAACCTGCTGGTTTTTGGCGCGGTATTGTGCGAGGCGGCTTACGCCATCATCGGCAAAAAGCTGACCGGTTCACTGGGGCCGCGGCGGATTACTGCCTTGATCAACCTCTGGGGCTTTGTACTGATGACGCCACTGGGTGTGTATTACGCGCTGCAGTTCGATTTTGCTGCGGTGAGCGCGGGCATCTGGTTGCTGTTCATTTTCTATGCGCTGGCGGCCAGTGTGTGGACTGTATGGCTGTGGATGACGGGTCTCAAGGGGGTGCCTGCCAGCCAGGCCGGCGTGTTCATGGTGATGCTCCCGGTATCGACCGCGCTGGTGGGTGTGCTGGTGCTGGGCGAGCCGATCACCCGTCTGCAGTGGCTGGCATTTGCGATTTCGCTTGCCGGCGTGTTGCTGGCAACCTTGCCGGGGCGTAGCCAGCGATCTGTTTTGGCCTAG
- a CDS encoding sulfurtransferase produces the protein MTSLISASALMLCIGAPDLVLVDCRHDLTDTDAGRRAYAEGHLPGARFLHLDEHLSGPKTGLNGRHPLPDPLTLAATLGKTGIRRQTQVVAYDAHGGMYAARLWWLLRWLGHEKVSVLDGGVAAWLAAGGALETRDPDPVAVHFAPKVQAGWTVDAQTILANLADPSFVVVDARAPGRFAGEGETLDPVAGHIPGARNRFFQANLGPDGCFKPAAQLREEWLQLLADASPAESVQQCGSGVTACHNLLALEVAGLQGARLYPGSWSEWCSDPARPVARGTDAA, from the coding sequence ATGACTTCGCTGATTTCTGCTTCCGCGCTGATGCTGTGCATTGGCGCACCCGATCTCGTCCTGGTGGATTGTCGCCACGATCTGACTGATACCGACGCAGGCCGTCGCGCCTATGCCGAGGGTCATTTGCCCGGTGCCCGGTTTCTGCATCTGGACGAGCATCTGTCTGGCCCGAAGACGGGCCTGAATGGGCGGCATCCCTTGCCGGACCCGCTGACTCTGGCGGCCACGCTGGGCAAGACGGGCATTCGTCGCCAGACACAGGTGGTGGCCTATGACGCGCACGGTGGCATGTATGCTGCCCGATTATGGTGGCTGTTGCGGTGGCTGGGCCATGAGAAGGTGAGCGTGCTCGATGGCGGTGTCGCAGCATGGCTGGCTGCCGGCGGTGCGCTGGAGACCCGCGATCCCGATCCAGTCGCCGTCCACTTTGCGCCCAAGGTGCAAGCGGGCTGGACCGTGGATGCCCAGACCATACTGGCAAATCTGGCCGATCCGTCGTTTGTGGTCGTCGATGCGCGCGCACCGGGCCGCTTTGCCGGTGAAGGGGAGACACTGGACCCGGTGGCCGGGCACATACCCGGTGCGCGCAACCGTTTTTTTCAGGCTAACCTTGGGCCGGATGGCTGCTTCAAGCCTGCTGCACAATTACGTGAAGAATGGTTACAGCTGCTGGCAGATGCCAGCCCGGCAGAGTCGGTCCAGCAATGTGGCTCGGGGGTGACGGCTTGCCATAATCTGCTGGCACTGGAGGTGGCCGGCCTGCAGGGTGCCAGGCTCTATCCCGGTTCGTGGAGCGAATGGTGCAGCGATCCAGCCCGCCCGGTCGCACGCGGTACGGATGCGGCATGA
- a CDS encoding cation-translocating P-type ATPase, producing MPAATLLPVISPNAMTEAAPDLAELPELTACSVSEDDGTVTSQFLISGMYCAACAGLIERAANSVPGVREATVQAASERLSVRWSPAAASTAQLQAAIARAGYRAVPDHAAPARTLRQQERRQAIWRWFVAGFLMMQIMMLATPRYVAEPGEMSADLYQLLIWGEWVLCLPVVLFSAGPFFKAAWRQLRQRTIGMDVPVTVGIIVTFIASTGAALDPSGPFGHEVYFDSLAMFVAFLLGSRFLEMRARHRVAESLEQASQRLPEQVERRGAEGRFERVAPSQLLAGDTVRVPLGQAFPADGVLLEGETAADESLLTGESRAIGKLPGSELIAGSLNLLAPVLMTVHRTGEQTRYHAIVRLMRSALTQRPALVRMADRIAGPFLWAVLALAALAALGWYFIDPAKALPVAVAVLIVTCPCALSLAAPTALLAAAGNLARRGVLLHRLDALEALAGIDTVVFDKTGTLTEAGLQLQQPEPAPDTPAGQTLLAQAGSLAAHSLHPVSRAVVQAAALPATQDGWREVREFPGLGLEALSVDGSRWRLGRPEWVANAGTGLAAGRARLAFGPVGEVRWRAQISESLRADAPAALAALQADGLRTALLSGDEPARVGAMAATLKLDEAIGGASPEAKLAHLAALQGAGRRVLVVGDGINDAPILAQADVSFAMGQGADLARNHADAVLLSGRLRDIVVAKALAGRTLTIIRQNFAWALLYNLASVPLAVVGLLPPWLAGIGMALSSLVVVLNTLRLGRSPASTE from the coding sequence ATGCCTGCTGCCACGCTCCTGCCTGTGATCTCCCCGAACGCCATGACTGAAGCGGCGCCTGACCTCGCTGAACTGCCGGAACTGACGGCCTGCTCGGTGTCGGAAGATGACGGTACGGTCACCTCCCAGTTCCTGATCAGTGGCATGTACTGCGCTGCCTGCGCCGGCTTGATCGAACGCGCGGCCAACAGTGTGCCTGGTGTGCGCGAGGCCACTGTACAGGCAGCGAGTGAGCGCCTGAGCGTGCGCTGGTCGCCGGCTGCAGCCAGCACGGCGCAGCTCCAGGCGGCGATAGCACGCGCTGGCTATCGGGCTGTGCCGGATCACGCCGCACCCGCTCGTACGCTGCGCCAGCAAGAGCGCAGACAGGCCATCTGGCGCTGGTTTGTCGCCGGCTTCCTGATGATGCAGATCATGATGCTGGCGACGCCGCGCTATGTGGCCGAACCCGGCGAAATGAGCGCCGATCTTTACCAGTTGCTGATCTGGGGCGAATGGGTGCTGTGTCTGCCTGTTGTGCTGTTCTCGGCCGGGCCTTTCTTCAAGGCGGCCTGGCGTCAGTTGCGGCAGCGCACCATCGGCATGGATGTACCGGTTACGGTCGGGATCATTGTCACCTTTATCGCCAGCACCGGTGCCGCACTGGACCCCAGCGGACCGTTTGGCCATGAGGTGTATTTCGATTCACTGGCGATGTTTGTCGCCTTCCTGCTGGGCAGCCGCTTTCTCGAAATGCGCGCGCGTCACCGCGTGGCCGAGTCGCTCGAGCAAGCGAGCCAGCGCTTGCCCGAGCAGGTCGAGCGACGGGGGGCAGAGGGGCGCTTCGAGCGCGTGGCACCGTCGCAATTACTCGCGGGCGATACGGTACGTGTGCCGCTGGGCCAGGCCTTTCCAGCCGATGGCGTGCTGCTGGAGGGTGAAACCGCCGCCGATGAAAGCCTGCTGACCGGCGAGTCACGTGCCATTGGCAAGTTGCCCGGCAGCGAGCTGATTGCCGGCAGCCTGAACCTGCTCGCACCGGTGCTGATGACCGTGCACCGGACCGGCGAACAGACCCGTTACCACGCCATTGTGCGGCTGATGCGCAGCGCGCTGACGCAGCGGCCGGCACTGGTGCGCATGGCCGACCGCATTGCCGGCCCGTTCCTGTGGGCGGTACTGGCACTCGCGGCGCTGGCGGCACTGGGCTGGTACTTCATCGATCCGGCCAAGGCCTTGCCGGTGGCGGTGGCAGTGCTGATCGTGACCTGCCCCTGCGCGCTGTCCCTGGCGGCGCCGACGGCCTTGCTGGCCGCTGCTGGCAATCTGGCCCGGCGCGGTGTGTTGCTGCATCGACTGGATGCACTGGAGGCATTGGCCGGCATTGATACCGTGGTCTTTGATAAGACGGGCACGCTCACCGAAGCCGGTTTGCAGCTGCAGCAGCCGGAGCCCGCCCCGGATACGCCGGCGGGCCAGACCTTGCTGGCGCAGGCAGGCAGTCTGGCTGCCCATTCGCTGCATCCGGTATCGCGTGCCGTGGTGCAGGCGGCTGCTTTGCCGGCGACGCAAGACGGCTGGCGTGAGGTGCGTGAGTTCCCCGGCTTGGGGCTTGAGGCGCTCAGCGTTGATGGCAGCCGCTGGCGGCTAGGCCGGCCCGAGTGGGTGGCCAATGCCGGGACTGGCTTGGCTGCAGGTCGTGCCCGATTGGCTTTTGGCCCGGTGGGGGAGGTACGTTGGCGGGCGCAGATCAGCGAGTCCCTGCGCGCGGATGCCCCGGCCGCATTGGCGGCCTTGCAGGCGGACGGTTTGCGCACCGCGTTGCTATCGGGTGATGAACCCGCACGTGTCGGCGCGATGGCAGCTACCTTGAAGCTGGATGAGGCGATCGGCGGCGCCAGCCCCGAAGCCAAGCTGGCGCATCTGGCGGCCCTGCAAGGCGCTGGCCGGCGTGTGCTGGTGGTGGGCGATGGCATTAACGACGCGCCCATACTGGCGCAGGCGGACGTGAGCTTTGCGATGGGGCAGGGCGCGGATCTCGCTCGCAATCATGCCGATGCGGTGCTGCTGTCAGGCCGGCTGCGCGATATCGTGGTTGCGAAAGCACTGGCAGGGCGCACGCTGACCATCATCCGCCAGAACTTTGCCTGGGCCCTGCTCTACAACCTGGCCAGCGTGCCGCTCGCGGTGGTCGGCCTCTTGCCGCCCTGGCTGGCGGGTATCGGCATGGCCCTGAGTTCGCTGGTCGTAGTGTTGAACACATTGCGTCTTGGCCGTTCACCTGCTTCAACTGAGTAA
- the ccoS gene encoding cbb3-type cytochrome oxidase assembly protein CcoS translates to MESLYLLIPLSVLLVLLIVGLFGWAIHSGQLDNLEREGNRILEDETEGRDILPQIDGDQDSDKH, encoded by the coding sequence ATGGAAAGTCTGTATCTCCTGATTCCCCTGTCGGTCTTGCTGGTCTTGCTGATCGTTGGCCTGTTCGGCTGGGCGATCCATAGCGGCCAGCTCGACAACCTGGAGCGGGAAGGCAACCGGATACTCGAAGACGAGACCGAGGGGCGCGACATATTGCCGCAGATTGATGGCGATCAAGACAGCGACAAACATTAA
- the ccoN gene encoding cytochrome-c oxidase, cbb3-type subunit I produces the protein MANQQHAGQPVYEYGVLRAFSLATILWGVVGMLVGVIIAAQLTWPELNFGIQWLSYGRLRPLHTNAVIFAFGGCALFATAYHVVQRTCQTRLFMPGLAWFTFWGWQLVIVLAAITLPLGITSGKEYAELEWPIDVLITLVWVSFAVVFFGTIGTRKVRHIYVANWFFGAFILAVALLHLVNSAALPVSFWKSYSAYAGVQDAMVQWWYGHNAVGFFLTAGFLGMMYYYIPKQAGRPVYSYRLSIVHFWALIFTYMWAGPHHLHYTALPDWAQSVGMIFSLVLLAPSWGGMINGIMTLSGAWHKLRDDPILKFLIVSLSFYGMSTFEGPMMSIKTVNALSHYTDWTVGHVHSGALGWVGLISMGSMYYLIPRLYGRTEMFSKRAIELHFWIATLGIVLYIAAMWIAGVMQGLMWRAVNPDGTLVYTFVESVKATFPFYVIRLLGGLLYLGGMLIMAWNVVMTVRAGRAVDDAIPAAAPAHA, from the coding sequence ATGGCAAATCAGCAACACGCGGGGCAGCCCGTGTACGAGTACGGGGTACTGCGGGCTTTCTCGCTAGCCACCATACTCTGGGGCGTGGTCGGTATGCTGGTCGGCGTCATCATCGCCGCCCAGCTCACCTGGCCCGAACTGAACTTCGGCATCCAGTGGCTCAGTTATGGCCGTCTGCGACCGCTGCACACCAACGCGGTGATCTTTGCCTTTGGGGGCTGTGCGCTGTTTGCCACGGCCTACCATGTGGTTCAGCGTACCTGCCAGACACGGCTGTTCATGCCGGGACTGGCCTGGTTCACCTTCTGGGGCTGGCAGCTGGTGATCGTGCTGGCGGCCATCACCCTGCCGCTGGGCATTACCAGCGGCAAGGAGTACGCCGAGCTGGAGTGGCCGATCGACGTGCTGATCACTTTGGTCTGGGTATCGTTCGCGGTGGTGTTCTTCGGCACTATCGGCACCCGCAAGGTGCGCCATATCTATGTGGCCAACTGGTTCTTCGGTGCCTTCATCCTGGCCGTGGCCCTGCTGCATCTGGTCAACAGCGCGGCGTTACCGGTGAGCTTCTGGAAGAGCTACTCGGCTTACGCGGGCGTGCAGGATGCGATGGTGCAGTGGTGGTACGGCCATAACGCCGTGGGCTTCTTCCTTACTGCCGGCTTCCTCGGGATGATGTACTACTACATCCCCAAGCAGGCCGGTCGCCCGGTGTATTCGTATCGCCTGTCCATCGTCCACTTCTGGGCGCTGATCTTCACCTATATGTGGGCTGGCCCTCACCATCTGCACTACACGGCACTGCCGGACTGGGCGCAGAGCGTGGGCATGATCTTCTCGCTGGTGCTGCTGGCACCGAGCTGGGGCGGCATGATCAACGGCATCATGACCCTTTCGGGCGCCTGGCATAAGCTGCGCGACGACCCGATCCTCAAGTTCCTGATCGTGTCGCTGTCGTTCTACGGCATGAGCACCTTCGAAGGGCCGATGATGTCGATCAAGACCGTCAACGCCTTGAGCCACTACACCGACTGGACCGTGGGCCATGTGCATTCGGGTGCCCTGGGTTGGGTGGGTCTGATCTCGATGGGCTCGATGTACTACCTGATCCCGCGTCTGTACGGTCGCACCGAGATGTTCTCCAAGCGTGCCATCGAGCTGCACTTCTGGATCGCCACGCTGGGTATCGTGCTGTACATCGCCGCGATGTGGATTGCCGGTGTGATGCAGGGCCTGATGTGGCGCGCGGTGAACCCGGACGGCACCTTGGTCTACACCTTCGTCGAAAGCGTGAAGGCAACCTTCCCCTTCTATGTGATCCGTCTGCTCGGCGGCCTGCTGTATCTCGGCGGCATGCTGATCATGGCCTGGAACGTGGTGATGACCGTGCGCGCAGGCCGTGCCGTGGACGACGCCATTCCTGCCGCCGCACCGGCCCACGCTTGA
- the ccoO gene encoding cytochrome-c oxidase, cbb3-type subunit II: MADNHHPKGHEKIETSNFLMIVLVLLTIVVGGAVEIVPLFFQRSTTQPVAGLKPYTALQVAGRDVYVREGCYNCHSQMIRPFRAETLRYGHYSVAGEFVYDRPFQWGSKRTGPDLHRVGGKYSDEWHRIHLINPRDLVPESNMPAYPWLEKQWVATDEIIPKMQALRTLGAPYSDEEIAKAPAELAGKTEMDAVIAYLQVLGTSIK, from the coding sequence ATGGCTGACAACCATCACCCCAAAGGTCACGAGAAGATCGAGACCAGTAATTTCCTGATGATCGTGCTGGTGCTGCTGACCATTGTGGTTGGCGGCGCTGTGGAAATCGTGCCGCTGTTCTTCCAGCGCTCGACCACCCAGCCGGTTGCCGGGCTCAAACCCTATACGGCCCTGCAAGTAGCTGGCCGTGATGTGTACGTACGTGAAGGCTGCTACAACTGCCACTCGCAGATGATCCGTCCGTTCCGTGCCGAAACATTGCGCTATGGCCACTACTCGGTGGCGGGCGAGTTCGTTTACGACCGTCCGTTCCAGTGGGGTTCCAAGCGTACCGGCCCCGATCTGCATCGCGTGGGCGGCAAGTACAGCGACGAGTGGCATCGCATCCACCTGATCAACCCGCGTGATCTGGTGCCCGAGTCGAACATGCCGGCTTACCCCTGGCTGGAAAAGCAGTGGGTTGCCACCGACGAGATCATTCCCAAGATGCAGGCACTGCGCACGCTGGGTGCGCCCTACAGCGATGAGGAAATCGCCAAGGCGCCGGCCGAGCTGGCAGGCAAGACCGAGATGGACGCGGTGATTGCCTACCTGCAGGTGCTGGGCACCTCGATCAAGTAA
- a CDS encoding CcoQ/FixQ family Cbb3-type cytochrome c oxidase assembly chaperone, whose product MDINILRSIVTVLSFVAFMAIVFRVYSRRNRDKLEEIGRAVLDDDAPPPNNPQSGGSL is encoded by the coding sequence ATGGACATCAATATCTTGCGCTCCATCGTGACCGTGCTGTCGTTCGTGGCCTTCATGGCCATCGTGTTCCGCGTCTATTCGCGCCGGAACCGCGACAAGCTCGAAGAAATCGGCCGTGCCGTACTCGATGACGACGCACCGCCACCGAATAATCCGCAATCCGGGGGCTCGCTATGA